Proteins from a single region of Nomascus leucogenys isolate Asia chromosome 2, Asia_NLE_v1, whole genome shotgun sequence:
- the LOC100606783 gene encoding putative cyclin-Y-like protein 3 encodes MGKMEKCFLELLEFNIHVSASVYAKYYFDLRALAYGHDVYFLFGSLHKDKAQKLEAVTACEYKDLHQDAAAMKRAVSMNFIGIQCSNAILKREISLKRP; translated from the exons GGGCAAGATGGAGAAGTGTTTCTTAGAGCTACTTGAATTTAATATTCATGTATCTGCCAGTGTCTATGCAAAATATTACTTCGATCTGCGTGCCTTGGCATATGGCCATGACGTGtattttctatttggttctcTTCACAAAGATAAAGCACAGAAACTGGAG GCTGTCACGGCCTGTGAATACAAAGACTTGCATCAAGATGCCGCTGCAATGAAAAGGGCTGTCAGCATGAACTTCATTGGTATTCAGTGCTCGAATGCCATCTTAAAGAGAGAAATTAGCCTTAAAAGACCCTGA